The genomic window TTGGTTCTACTATTTTATATACGCCTGCGGAAATTCGAATGCTTACCCCTGTGCGTGAAAATGTTGAGAAGCGTTCGAAATTACCAGGTTTACGAGATGTTTTTCTTTGCCACGCTTGGGATGACCGTAAAGGCGCCGCTAAAGAATTACACGATTTACTTGAATCAAAAGGTGTCACTATTTGGTTTAGTGAAAAGGATGTTCCTTTAGGTTCGTCTTTACTTCGTGAAATTGATAAAGGGTTGGCAAAATCTCGTGTCGGTATTGTATTGGTTACACCTTCATTTCTTAAACGTGTTGAGGGAGAAGGA from Acidaminococcales bacterium includes these protein-coding regions:
- a CDS encoding toll/interleukin-1 receptor domain-containing protein; the protein is MARCTAPVYGHRTASGRANCPVCGARGSYRGYNSHPSHSLLYSSSNNSTSRSRVGGTKARWSPVGSTILYTPAEIRMLTPVRENVEKRSKLPGLRDVFLCHAWDDRKGAAKELHDLLESKGVTIWFSEKDVPLGSSLLREIDKGLAKSRVGIVLVTPSFLKRVEGEG